The Eleginops maclovinus isolate JMC-PN-2008 ecotype Puerto Natales chromosome 3, JC_Emac_rtc_rv5, whole genome shotgun sequence genome includes a region encoding these proteins:
- the LOC134861541 gene encoding uncharacterized protein LOC134861541 isoform X1 yields MMAAAGCGSATAAAVGGQGGTATARGRFPGRPWSSRSRLRSEKRWQLGRSGSEADDVTNGGPRPANLVLSLNEDQSHLRLLGIEAGHQTLGQAGYSSSGSEEVRSQTEPGGDDFRGFEAERKRSKGSVCSRQNPSKGDAVSTKSKRQSEKLPLKKPVVEATPDDVKDLKSLEETKDVSPETEPDKDCRKSSKGKNTMDRQSAKRGASSASPRITIKLVAKKKMKTITEPLKKFAKKLKIKGIQDQPKAKNIQGDQISSAHVKLKTEPHEDKQGTEDKGGGTLPTRRRGRSASKTSEPVSQPSAKVVVDDQKLKERKSADKFDTVKESITMEPKTNARKLKHKDKVTEQVSEVNQLITRRSNRVINPLTKKVSEFAAEPENLSKSDAILGESKPEVPPMAETKPSMRSDGRRQSKRLNKEVTLTENHGSQQSRDSLDTRIQSLKLMKVRNPKYDAQASNNNSTRKKKHRKKFIWTLTLVKAERPTQGAVNTVKVTDKAVGEVDLSAICDPVVDQSLRTVDQKSKQDNSAPQESKSLDNIVKGSQNKAEVSTEDHSTLQVEVEVDHIHETPSQEITKMDSGKVPPLQIKKVSSPGKHKSSKPSFLIQQVSPVSEKKEDVLKDQVSPVFEKKEDVLKDQVSPVSEKKEDVLKDQVSPVSEKKEEVLKDQVSPLSEKKEEVLKDQVSPVSEKKEDVPNDLSEVNEDKSSYVDTEASPTRRLRRRRLSLDSPQPKSVAHKRVVTQKRRLRTSPKDKDTPQVHVEDSAQASAEESNSHGLPKNSFQDLAGEPLEVISENTTEVPEKETSKVPDNSSQLPVEVTQQKVEDQVELQIKETKPLPVPSKPRRCRNNKLGKKRSVRGRKLLSLLKLLSAQS; encoded by the exons ATGATGGCGGCAGCGGGATGCGGATCAGCAACCGCGGCTGCCGTAGGAGGACAAGGTGGAACCGCTACGGCCAGAGGTCGCTTCCCCGGTCGGCCTTGGTCGTCACGCAGTCGTTTGCGCTCAGAGAAACGATGGCAACTTGGACGATCAGGCTCAGAAGCTGATGATGTGACTAACGGAGGGCCAAGGCCCGCGAACCTGGTCCTTTCGTTAAATGAGGACCAGTCTCACTTACGCTTACTTGGGATAGAGGCGGGCCACCAGACCCTTGGCCAGGCTGGATACAGCTCTAGTGGGAGTGAGGAGGTGAGGTCCCAAACCGAACCAGGA ggGGACGACTTCAGAGGATTTGAAGCTGAGAGAAAACGCTCCAAAGGATCTGTATGTTCACGACAAAACCCTTCCAAAG GTGATGCTGTCAGCACAAAGTCTAAACGACAAAGTGAGAAGCTACCGCTTAAAAAGCCAGTTGTGGAGGCCACACCTGATGATGTAAAGGATCTAAAATCTTTGGAGGAAACAAAAGACGTTTCACCTGAAACAGAGCCTGACAAGGATTGCAGGAAAAgttcaaaaggaaaaaacactATGGATCGACAGTCCGCTAAAAGAGGAGCCTCATCAGCATCACCCAGGATTACTATAAAGTTGGTGgccaaaaagaaaatgaaaaccatTACAGAGCCTCTAAAAAAGTTTGCAAAGAAGTTGAAGATAAAAGGAATCCAGGATCAGCCTAAAGCCAAGAACATTCAGGGCGACCAGATTTCAAGTGCGCATGTCAAATTAAAAACTGAACCGCATGAGGATAAACAAGGCACAGAAGATAAAGGAGGGGGGACTCTACCTACAAGAAGGCGTGGGAGATCTGCTTCAAAGACATCTGAGCCTGTCTCCCAGCCTAGCGCCAAAGTTGTGGTTGATGACCAAAaattaaaagagagaaaatcaGCGGATAAATTTGACACTGTTAAGGAGAGCATCACTATGGAGCCAAAAACGAATGCAAGGAAATTAAAGCATAAGGACAAAGTAACAGAGCAAGTTTCCGAAGTTAATCAACTAATCACTCGTAGGAGCAATAGAGTCATTAACCCACTCACTAAAAAAGTATCAGAGTTTGCAGCTGAACCAGAAAATCTGAGTAAAAGTGATGCAATTCTTGGGGAGTCAAAGCCAGAAGTTCCTCCAATGGCGGAGACCAAACCATCAATGAGAAGTGACGGACGAAGGCAAAGCAAGAGGCTGAATAAGGAAGTAACCCTTACTGAAAACCATGGATCACAACAATCCAGGGACAGTTTGGATACACGGATCCAAAGTTTGAAGTTGATGAAGGTCAGAAACCCAAAATATGATGCACAAGCCAGTAACAACAACTCGACTCGAAAGAAAAAACATAGAAAGAAATTTATCTGGACTTTAACATTAGTGAAGGCAGAACGTCCAACACAGGGTGCTGTGAACACTGTCAAAGTAACAGATAAGGCTGTTGGTGAAGTAGATCTTTCTGCTATTTGTGACCCCGTTGTTGACCAGAGTTTGAGGACAGTGGATCAAAAGTCAAAACAGGATAACTCAGCCCCACAAGAGAGTAAAAGCTTGGATAATATTGTTAAGGGTTCCCAAAACAAGGCTGAAGTGTCAACTGAGGATCATTCCACTTTGCAGGTGGAAGTTGAAGTGGACCACATACATGAAACCCCTTCACAAGAAATTACTAAAATGGATAGTGGGAAGGTTCCACCTCTTCAGATCAAAAAGGTCTCTTCTCCTGGGAAACATAAAAGTTCAAAGCCATCCTTTTTAATTCAGCAAGTTAGCCCTGTGTCTGAGAAGAAAGAGGATGTTCTTAAAGATCAAGTTAGCCCTGTGTTTGAGAAGAAAGAGGATGTTCTTAAAGATCAAGTTAGCCCTGTGTCTGAGAAGAAAGAGGATGTTCTTAAAGATCAAGTTAGCCCTGTGTctgagaagaaagaggaggtaCTTAAAGATCAAGTTAGCCCTTTGTctgagaagaaagaggaggtaCTTAAAGATCAAGTTAGCCCTGTGTCTGAGAAGAAAGAAGATGTTCCTAATGATCTAAGTGAGGTTAATGAGGATAAATCATCATATGTGGATACTGAAGCCAGCCCAACTAGACGGCTAAGGAGGAGGAGATTAAGCCTTGATTCACCACAACCAAAGTCTGTTGCTCATAAACGAGTGGTCACTCAGAAAAGGAGGCTTAGAACAAGTCCAAAAGACAAAGATACACCACAGGTGCACGTTGAAGATTCTGCTCAGGCTTCAGCTGAAGAGTCCAACTCACACGGTCTTCCTAAAAACTCCTTTCAGGATTTGGCTGGCGAGCCCTTGGAGGTGATTAGTGAAAACACCACGGAAGTTCCTGAAAAGGAGACCTCAAAAGTCCCTGACAATTCGTCACAGTTGCCAGTTGAAGTTACTCAGCAGAAGGTGGAGGATCAGGTGGAACTGCAGATCAAAGAGACCAAACCATTGCCTGTGCCTTCCAAACCTAGGAGATGTAGAAATAATAAACTAGGGAAAAAGAGGTCCGTTCGAGGAAGAAAGCTGTTGTCTCTCCTGAAACTGCTGTCAGCACAGAGTTGA
- the psenen gene encoding gamma-secretase subunit PEN-2: MNLERMPNEEKLGLCRKYYLAGFVFLPFLWLVNVVWFFKEAFVKPVYTEQIQIKTYVKRSGLGLLFWVTVLTTWITIFQHYRAEWGAVGDYLSFTIPLGIP, translated from the exons ATGAACCTGGAACGAATGCCCAATGAGGAGAAACTCGGCCTATGCCGCAAATATTATTTAG CTGGCTTTGTGTTCCTACCATTCCTGTGGCTGGTCAatgttgtttggttttttaaGGAGGCCTTTGTAAAGCCTGTTTACACTGAACAGATCCAGattaaaacat ATGTGAAGCGGTCAGGACTTGGTTTGCTGTTTTGGGTCACAGTGCTCACCACATGGATTACGATTTTCCAGCACTACAGAGCAGAGTGGGGGGCGGTGGGAGATTACCTTTCCTTTACAATTCCTCTGGGCATTCcttga
- the LOC134861541 gene encoding uncharacterized protein LOC134861541 isoform X2, producing the protein MMAAAGCGSATAAAVGGQGGTATARGRFPGRPWSSRSRLRSEKRWQLGRSGSEADDVTNGGPRPANLVLSLNEDQSHLRLLGIEAGHQTLGQAGYSSSGSEEGDDFRGFEAERKRSKGSVCSRQNPSKGDAVSTKSKRQSEKLPLKKPVVEATPDDVKDLKSLEETKDVSPETEPDKDCRKSSKGKNTMDRQSAKRGASSASPRITIKLVAKKKMKTITEPLKKFAKKLKIKGIQDQPKAKNIQGDQISSAHVKLKTEPHEDKQGTEDKGGGTLPTRRRGRSASKTSEPVSQPSAKVVVDDQKLKERKSADKFDTVKESITMEPKTNARKLKHKDKVTEQVSEVNQLITRRSNRVINPLTKKVSEFAAEPENLSKSDAILGESKPEVPPMAETKPSMRSDGRRQSKRLNKEVTLTENHGSQQSRDSLDTRIQSLKLMKVRNPKYDAQASNNNSTRKKKHRKKFIWTLTLVKAERPTQGAVNTVKVTDKAVGEVDLSAICDPVVDQSLRTVDQKSKQDNSAPQESKSLDNIVKGSQNKAEVSTEDHSTLQVEVEVDHIHETPSQEITKMDSGKVPPLQIKKVSSPGKHKSSKPSFLIQQVSPVSEKKEDVLKDQVSPVFEKKEDVLKDQVSPVSEKKEDVLKDQVSPVSEKKEEVLKDQVSPLSEKKEEVLKDQVSPVSEKKEDVPNDLSEVNEDKSSYVDTEASPTRRLRRRRLSLDSPQPKSVAHKRVVTQKRRLRTSPKDKDTPQVHVEDSAQASAEESNSHGLPKNSFQDLAGEPLEVISENTTEVPEKETSKVPDNSSQLPVEVTQQKVEDQVELQIKETKPLPVPSKPRRCRNNKLGKKRSVRGRKLLSLLKLLSAQS; encoded by the exons ATGATGGCGGCAGCGGGATGCGGATCAGCAACCGCGGCTGCCGTAGGAGGACAAGGTGGAACCGCTACGGCCAGAGGTCGCTTCCCCGGTCGGCCTTGGTCGTCACGCAGTCGTTTGCGCTCAGAGAAACGATGGCAACTTGGACGATCAGGCTCAGAAGCTGATGATGTGACTAACGGAGGGCCAAGGCCCGCGAACCTGGTCCTTTCGTTAAATGAGGACCAGTCTCACTTACGCTTACTTGGGATAGAGGCGGGCCACCAGACCCTTGGCCAGGCTGGATACAGCTCTAGTGGGAGTGAGGAG ggGGACGACTTCAGAGGATTTGAAGCTGAGAGAAAACGCTCCAAAGGATCTGTATGTTCACGACAAAACCCTTCCAAAG GTGATGCTGTCAGCACAAAGTCTAAACGACAAAGTGAGAAGCTACCGCTTAAAAAGCCAGTTGTGGAGGCCACACCTGATGATGTAAAGGATCTAAAATCTTTGGAGGAAACAAAAGACGTTTCACCTGAAACAGAGCCTGACAAGGATTGCAGGAAAAgttcaaaaggaaaaaacactATGGATCGACAGTCCGCTAAAAGAGGAGCCTCATCAGCATCACCCAGGATTACTATAAAGTTGGTGgccaaaaagaaaatgaaaaccatTACAGAGCCTCTAAAAAAGTTTGCAAAGAAGTTGAAGATAAAAGGAATCCAGGATCAGCCTAAAGCCAAGAACATTCAGGGCGACCAGATTTCAAGTGCGCATGTCAAATTAAAAACTGAACCGCATGAGGATAAACAAGGCACAGAAGATAAAGGAGGGGGGACTCTACCTACAAGAAGGCGTGGGAGATCTGCTTCAAAGACATCTGAGCCTGTCTCCCAGCCTAGCGCCAAAGTTGTGGTTGATGACCAAAaattaaaagagagaaaatcaGCGGATAAATTTGACACTGTTAAGGAGAGCATCACTATGGAGCCAAAAACGAATGCAAGGAAATTAAAGCATAAGGACAAAGTAACAGAGCAAGTTTCCGAAGTTAATCAACTAATCACTCGTAGGAGCAATAGAGTCATTAACCCACTCACTAAAAAAGTATCAGAGTTTGCAGCTGAACCAGAAAATCTGAGTAAAAGTGATGCAATTCTTGGGGAGTCAAAGCCAGAAGTTCCTCCAATGGCGGAGACCAAACCATCAATGAGAAGTGACGGACGAAGGCAAAGCAAGAGGCTGAATAAGGAAGTAACCCTTACTGAAAACCATGGATCACAACAATCCAGGGACAGTTTGGATACACGGATCCAAAGTTTGAAGTTGATGAAGGTCAGAAACCCAAAATATGATGCACAAGCCAGTAACAACAACTCGACTCGAAAGAAAAAACATAGAAAGAAATTTATCTGGACTTTAACATTAGTGAAGGCAGAACGTCCAACACAGGGTGCTGTGAACACTGTCAAAGTAACAGATAAGGCTGTTGGTGAAGTAGATCTTTCTGCTATTTGTGACCCCGTTGTTGACCAGAGTTTGAGGACAGTGGATCAAAAGTCAAAACAGGATAACTCAGCCCCACAAGAGAGTAAAAGCTTGGATAATATTGTTAAGGGTTCCCAAAACAAGGCTGAAGTGTCAACTGAGGATCATTCCACTTTGCAGGTGGAAGTTGAAGTGGACCACATACATGAAACCCCTTCACAAGAAATTACTAAAATGGATAGTGGGAAGGTTCCACCTCTTCAGATCAAAAAGGTCTCTTCTCCTGGGAAACATAAAAGTTCAAAGCCATCCTTTTTAATTCAGCAAGTTAGCCCTGTGTCTGAGAAGAAAGAGGATGTTCTTAAAGATCAAGTTAGCCCTGTGTTTGAGAAGAAAGAGGATGTTCTTAAAGATCAAGTTAGCCCTGTGTCTGAGAAGAAAGAGGATGTTCTTAAAGATCAAGTTAGCCCTGTGTctgagaagaaagaggaggtaCTTAAAGATCAAGTTAGCCCTTTGTctgagaagaaagaggaggtaCTTAAAGATCAAGTTAGCCCTGTGTCTGAGAAGAAAGAAGATGTTCCTAATGATCTAAGTGAGGTTAATGAGGATAAATCATCATATGTGGATACTGAAGCCAGCCCAACTAGACGGCTAAGGAGGAGGAGATTAAGCCTTGATTCACCACAACCAAAGTCTGTTGCTCATAAACGAGTGGTCACTCAGAAAAGGAGGCTTAGAACAAGTCCAAAAGACAAAGATACACCACAGGTGCACGTTGAAGATTCTGCTCAGGCTTCAGCTGAAGAGTCCAACTCACACGGTCTTCCTAAAAACTCCTTTCAGGATTTGGCTGGCGAGCCCTTGGAGGTGATTAGTGAAAACACCACGGAAGTTCCTGAAAAGGAGACCTCAAAAGTCCCTGACAATTCGTCACAGTTGCCAGTTGAAGTTACTCAGCAGAAGGTGGAGGATCAGGTGGAACTGCAGATCAAAGAGACCAAACCATTGCCTGTGCCTTCCAAACCTAGGAGATGTAGAAATAATAAACTAGGGAAAAAGAGGTCCGTTCGAGGAAGAAAGCTGTTGTCTCTCCTGAAACTGCTGTCAGCACAGAGTTGA